In Desulfomonile tiedjei DSM 6799, a genomic segment contains:
- a CDS encoding glycosyltransferase: MNQDAQVSIVLATYNERENILDTINSIFEHVKDPVEIIVVDDNSADETWKLVEDLNDPRVVLIRRVDTRGLASAFNRGIIESRGRIVGWMDADMCMPPSMLPAMIKELDEYDIVVGSRYAPGGLDDRTPLRVISSRLINGLATLVLGYGIKDYDSGFVVLRRRVFDKVSIIPTGYGAYFMEFLYTCRKKGLTVLEMPYVFRDRAKGISKSAPSILKFFKTGMQYVLRIFTARLRRID; this comes from the coding sequence TTGAACCAAGATGCGCAGGTTTCCATTGTTCTGGCCACATATAACGAGCGTGAAAACATTCTCGACACCATCAACAGCATTTTTGAACATGTCAAAGATCCGGTGGAAATTATCGTTGTAGACGATAATTCTGCGGATGAGACCTGGAAGTTGGTGGAAGACCTGAACGACCCGCGGGTCGTGCTCATTCGGCGGGTGGATACTCGTGGACTCGCGTCTGCATTCAACAGAGGCATTATTGAATCCAGAGGCCGGATTGTGGGATGGATGGATGCGGATATGTGTATGCCGCCTTCCATGTTGCCCGCGATGATCAAAGAGCTTGATGAATACGATATTGTTGTCGGTTCTCGCTATGCTCCGGGAGGTCTTGACGACCGGACTCCATTGCGAGTGATCTCGAGCCGTCTCATCAACGGTCTGGCAACCCTGGTCCTCGGATATGGGATTAAGGATTATGACAGCGGGTTCGTGGTTCTCCGGAGACGGGTATTCGATAAGGTATCCATTATTCCCACCGGGTACGGCGCATATTTTATGGAATTCCTGTATACTTGCCGCAAAAAGGGTCTGACAGTGCTCGAAATGCCTTACGTGTTCAGGGATCGAGCCAAAGGGATATCCAAATCAGCGCCGAGCATCCTAAAGTTCTTTAAAACGGGAATGCAGTACGTACTCCGAATCTTTACGGCCAGATTACGCAGGATTGACTGA